Proteins encoded by one window of Grus americana isolate bGruAme1 chromosome 7, bGruAme1.mat, whole genome shotgun sequence:
- the C7H10orf105 gene encoding uncharacterized protein C10orf105 homolog, translated as MSTEDAGNGTSPTPPLLGLLVSTTELIPSITASPEKADPLPVIIALVCIFLILATFLIFVTLCKPVALDQSRSGSRECMPHHPADASEPQLRLWKRLGSLRCSINTFRRSRPVSQSHLACPRSSPTSQDWDIMESTKM; from the coding sequence ATGAGCACGGAGGATGCTGGCAACGGGACCTCTCCCACCCCACCTCTCCTCGGGCTTCTGGTTTCAACCACCGAGCTGATCCCATCCATTACTGCATCCCCCGAGAAAGCAGACCCGCTGCCTGTCATCATCGCTCTCGTCTGCATCTTCCTCATCCTGGCGACCTTCCTCATCTTTGTCACGCTCTGCAAGCCGGTGGCGCTGGACCAGTCCCGCTCTGGGTCCCGCGAGTGCATGCCCCATCACCCGGCGGATGCCAGCGAGCCCCAGCTGAGGCTCTGGAAGCGTCTGGGCTCCCTGCGATGCTCCATCAACACCTTCAGGAGGAGTCGGCCAGTGTCCCAGAGCCACCTCGCCTGCCCCAGGAGCTCCCCCACCAGCCAGGACTGGGACATCATGGAATCCACCAAAATGTGA